In Acidobacteriota bacterium, one DNA window encodes the following:
- a CDS encoding sigma-70 family RNA polymerase sigma factor → MVDDVYVELRRVAARYIRRERAASVQASDLVHDAYLRLAKDGGTPWTDRAHFLAIAAIAMRRLLVERARARGAAKRGGRRVQVTLDERLLVGDDPSHAVDLVALDRALAELAALDPAQARIVELRYFGGLSIEETAAALAISPATVKRHWTVARAWLLRALTAAS, encoded by the coding sequence ATGGTCGACGACGTCTACGTCGAGCTGCGGCGCGTCGCCGCGCGGTACATCAGGCGCGAACGCGCCGCCAGCGTGCAGGCGAGCGACCTCGTCCACGACGCGTACCTCCGCCTCGCGAAGGACGGCGGCACCCCCTGGACGGATCGCGCGCACTTCCTCGCCATCGCGGCGATCGCGATGCGACGGCTGCTCGTCGAACGCGCGCGAGCGCGCGGCGCGGCCAAGCGCGGCGGCCGCCGCGTCCAGGTGACGCTCGACGAGCGCCTGCTCGTCGGCGACGACCCGAGCCATGCCGTGGATCTCGTGGCGCTCGATCGCGCGCTCGCGGAGCTTGCCGCGCTCGATCCGGCGCAGGCGCGCATCGTCGAGCTGCGGTACTTCGGCGGCTTGTCGATCGAGGAAACGGCCGCCGCGCTCGCGATCTCGCCCGCGACCGTGAAGCGCCACTGGACGGTGGCGCGCGCCTGGTTGCTGCGCGCGCTCACGGCCGCCTCCTGA
- a CDS encoding efflux RND transporter periplasmic adaptor subunit — MPVWMAALLVAAGTIAASCTSGPEAGTPPGAAAGGGVGMPVGVVALAEKPIEESGLFVGVLKSRRSTRIQPQAEGFITKILATAGDRVSSGTPLFEIDANVQQAAVASLESMRIARDADASFARQQAERAKAMLDIGAMSRQEYELAVTQQRTAEAQLEAIQDQIRQQQAELAYYRVVAPTAGVVGDIPVRVGDRVTKATPLTTVEDNSALEVYINVPVQQAARLRIGLPVRILSDAGEVLATERVTFVSPTVDDETQTVLVKTPLDARGGRFRTDQTVKAAVIFDTHPGLTVPVVSVTRINGQFFVFVAESSGSGLIARQRPVSLGDVVGSEYVVRSGLAPGDRLIVSGTQKIGDGAPVTAMPAAPPPAAAGGPAGAKTGGE, encoded by the coding sequence GTGCCCGTCTGGATGGCCGCGCTGCTCGTTGCGGCCGGTACGATCGCGGCCTCGTGCACCTCCGGCCCGGAGGCGGGTACGCCGCCGGGTGCCGCAGCAGGCGGCGGTGTCGGCATGCCGGTTGGCGTCGTCGCGCTCGCCGAGAAGCCCATCGAGGAGAGCGGTCTCTTCGTCGGCGTGCTGAAGTCGCGCCGCTCCACGCGTATCCAGCCGCAGGCCGAGGGCTTCATCACGAAGATCCTCGCCACCGCGGGCGATCGCGTCTCGAGCGGCACGCCGCTCTTCGAGATCGACGCGAACGTGCAGCAGGCGGCGGTGGCCAGCCTCGAGTCGATGCGGATCGCCCGCGACGCGGACGCGTCGTTCGCCCGCCAGCAAGCGGAGCGCGCCAAGGCGATGCTCGACATCGGCGCGATGAGCCGGCAGGAGTACGAGCTGGCCGTCACGCAGCAGCGCACCGCGGAGGCGCAGCTCGAGGCCATCCAGGATCAGATCCGCCAGCAGCAGGCGGAGCTGGCCTACTACCGCGTCGTCGCGCCGACCGCCGGTGTCGTCGGCGACATCCCCGTGCGCGTGGGCGATCGCGTGACGAAGGCCACGCCGCTCACGACGGTCGAGGACAACTCCGCGCTCGAGGTGTACATCAACGTGCCGGTGCAGCAGGCCGCGCGCCTGCGTATCGGCCTGCCGGTTCGGATCCTCAGCGACGCTGGCGAGGTGCTCGCGACCGAGCGCGTGACGTTCGTCTCGCCGACCGTCGACGATGAGACGCAGACGGTGCTGGTCAAGACGCCGCTCGACGCGCGCGGCGGCCGCTTCCGCACCGACCAGACCGTGAAGGCCGCCGTGATCTTCGACACGCACCCGGGGCTCACGGTGCCGGTCGTCTCGGTCACGCGGATCAACGGCCAGTTCTTCGTGTTCGTCGCCGAATCGAGCGGCAGCGGACTCATCGCCCGCCAGCGCCCGGTCTCGCTCGGCGACGTCGTCGGCAGCGAGTACGTCGTGCGATCCGGGCTCGCGCCCGGCGATCGGCTGATCGTCTCGGGCACGCAGAAGATCGGCGACGGCGCGCCGGTCACGGCGATGCCGGCCGCGCCGCCGCCTGCGGCGGCCGGCGGTCCGGCGGGCGCGAAGACGGGAGGCGAGTAG